In Desulfobotulus mexicanus, the genomic window AGGTGAACATGCTTAAGCTCAACTATGCTTTTACGCAGTTTTCGGGTAAGAAGGGTTCTTTCCAGATGCACGTTAACCCGGGCAAGGAATTCTTCTTTGAAAAAGGGCTTCACCAGATAATCCGTACCACCTGAAGCAAATATCTTTAAAAGTTCCTTCTGATCTGCAAGGGCCGTTAGAAAAATAACCGGAGCATCCTCCATGGCTTCATGTTTGCGGATTTCCTGACAGAGGTTAATACCATCCATCCTGGGCATGACAAGGTCTGTTACCACAATATCCATGACCCATTCCCTGTCCGCCAGAATCTCACAGGCAGCCTGTCCGTCTTCGGCTTCAGATACCTGCAGCCCTTCCCTGCGAAGGTTCTCCGCAACAATATTCCTTGCTGTGTCACTGTCATCCACCACAAGGGCCGTAAGCCCTGCCATGGGCTGGGGGGGCTTTAAAATTGCTTCCACCGCTGCCTTCAGGTCTCCTTTCCCAAAGGGTTTGGTTATAAAGTCAGCAGCACCCAGAGCAAAACCCTTCTGCCGGATACTCAAAGTATCATTGGCCGTGACAAAAATAATCGGGATTCTTGCATCTTCCACATGGGTAAAAAAACGGCGGTAATGATCTTCCTGAAGCTTGCGGAAGGTTTCAAACCCACCAAGACCCGGCATATCAATATCAAGGGTAATGAGATCCGGAGAAGGGGGTTCCGCAGCCCTTGCCAGTGCCTCAAATCCATTGGCCGCTTCGCTGACCCGATAACCTGCAGCCTGCAGCTCCTCCCGGATCAGCTTCCGGATAAGGGCGCTGTCATCCACCACAAGAATTTCCAGAGGACGTGACATGAATAATCTCCTGCCAGAAAAAAGCAAAAAAAGCTTAAGAACAAATCTCCATAATAAAAAAAGGGACTGAACGCTCTATAAAGCGCAGCCCCCTTTCACAGCAAAGGATATGGAATCAGGCTTTTTTAAGGGCTTCCAGCTCTTTTTCCAGTTCTTCAATACGATCTTTCTCGCTTTTTACTTCCACGCCCTCTTCGTTTTTCCAGCTGTCCTTGAGTTCATCAAAACCAAGGTAAAGGGCAAGGCCACCACCGATCAGCAGCATGATCGGAAGAGCTCCTGCAATCAGCTGAAGAAATGCACCAAACCATACCGCAAGACCGATGACACCCAGAACAGCGGCAACCGCACCACCCACTAACGTTTTCATTGGAAACAAGCCTCCTTTAAAATAATTATCATTCCTGGCGATCTACAAAACTATCCTTCAGTCTGTAGTAATGTTTTAAAATCTTAACAAACATTACCCCTCAGTTTTTCAGATTTTTTATGTATAACCGCCCTCTTTGGGGTTGTTTTTCAAAAGACACACCCACGTTCTTCTGAATCCTGATAAATTTTGGAGAAAATATCACAGCCCTGAGAGCAAGACAAGCCTGAAAATACTTTCAGACCTTCAGACCTTGCCACAAGCCACTTTATCCCGCAATGAAAAAAATATTCAAAGGTTAATCCGTACCCCGCCGGGCATCCTGAAAAGACATAGATAAAGAAGCTGCGCATCCCTTTAAAGTTGCCAGTAGAAGCTTTCTCTGCTACTGCATAAGTTAGTATCAAAGGAAGATACGGAAAGCCTTTCCCCATTGTTTCCAAAGAAGGATTTACCATGTCTGAAACACCTGAGTCAGG contains:
- a CDS encoding response regulator, whose protein sequence is MSRPLEILVVDDSALIRKLIREELQAAGYRVSEAANGFEALARAAEPPSPDLITLDIDMPGLGGFETFRKLQEDHYRRFFTHVEDARIPIIFVTANDTLSIRQKGFALGAADFITKPFGKGDLKAAVEAILKPPQPMAGLTALVVDDSDTARNIVAENLRREGLQVSEAEDGQAACEILADREWVMDIVVTDLVMPRMDGINLCQEIRKHEAMEDAPVIFLTALADQKELLKIFASGGTDYLVKPFFKEEFLARVNVHLERTLLTRKLRKSIVELKHVHLENEKQQKLEGALGMAATICHELNQPLQKISGYSELLKNLGSSERKENLYADNILRAVEEMGNLTRKLMTLTQYRTRKYPGGESLLNLDTQDPSGS